One genomic window of Microbacterium sp. BH-3-3-3 includes the following:
- a CDS encoding sensor histidine kinase — MGENDRSVLDEAWGRIPHTREVQADTGSFTQTRIERVLTIIVGPASLVLGAQAFVAAFVPGDEAAGWHLPLVVGVFVPLVAMIVACAVGRFARIFSGVFAVLFLVALALWPVATAGGPTPVPTENPWIFYLVNVATVAAVVAFPLPFQIAWTMAAPLLFGVVRLVQAGGRPEFIVPILLDVSFALILGSVLLTLAWMYRSIAANVDQARTLAVSSYATAAATAAGEHERIAVAALMHDSVLGALLAAERAGTPRERTLAVSMAREALTRLANAEKDALEGSDEPVPASRLADDIEIAARDLGVEIEVARRVEEGTPRVPGRVARALVLAAMQAVANAVQHADAQGLTVQLTGDAAPGGVAVRVRDSGGGFALDSIPPDRLGIRGSIIARLTAVGGRSDIESGPTGTTVTLEWESGDRW; from the coding sequence ATGGGTGAGAACGACCGGTCGGTCCTGGACGAAGCGTGGGGGCGCATCCCCCACACTCGTGAGGTCCAAGCCGACACGGGTTCCTTCACGCAGACCCGCATCGAGCGGGTGCTCACGATCATCGTGGGACCGGCGTCCCTCGTCTTGGGGGCGCAGGCGTTCGTCGCCGCGTTCGTCCCGGGCGACGAGGCCGCGGGATGGCATCTGCCCCTCGTCGTAGGCGTGTTCGTGCCGCTCGTCGCCATGATCGTGGCGTGCGCGGTGGGGCGTTTCGCCCGCATCTTCTCGGGGGTCTTCGCCGTTCTCTTCCTGGTCGCGCTGGCGCTCTGGCCGGTGGCCACGGCTGGCGGTCCGACCCCCGTGCCCACCGAGAACCCGTGGATCTTCTACCTCGTCAACGTCGCGACGGTCGCCGCGGTCGTGGCCTTCCCGCTGCCGTTCCAGATTGCGTGGACGATGGCCGCACCTCTGCTGTTCGGCGTCGTCCGGCTGGTGCAGGCCGGCGGGCGGCCCGAGTTCATCGTGCCGATCCTGCTCGACGTGTCGTTCGCGCTGATCCTCGGCAGCGTGCTGCTCACCCTGGCGTGGATGTACCGCTCGATCGCGGCCAACGTCGACCAGGCCCGCACGCTCGCGGTGTCGAGCTACGCGACCGCGGCGGCCACCGCCGCCGGCGAGCACGAGCGCATCGCGGTGGCGGCCCTGATGCACGACAGCGTGCTGGGGGCTCTGCTGGCCGCGGAGCGCGCCGGCACCCCGCGGGAGCGGACCCTCGCGGTCAGCATGGCGCGTGAGGCTCTCACGCGTCTGGCCAACGCCGAGAAGGACGCCCTCGAGGGCAGCGACGAGCCGGTCCCCGCCTCGAGGCTCGCCGACGACATCGAGATCGCCGCGCGCGACCTGGGCGTGGAGATCGAGGTGGCGCGCCGCGTCGAGGAGGGCACTCCCCGCGTGCCCGGACGCGTGGCCCGTGCGCTCGTGCTCGCGGCGATGCAGGCCGTCGCGAACGCCGTGCAGCACGCCGACGCGCAGGGGCTGACCGTCCAGCTCACCGGTGATGCCGCGCCCGGAGGCGTCGCCGTGCGCGTGCGCGACTCCGGAGGCGGATTCGCCCTCGACTCGATCCCGCCCGATCGTCTCGGCATCCGGGGCTCGATCATCGCCCGCTTGACGGCGGTCGGGGGACGCAGCGACATCGAGTCGGGTCCGACGGGCACCACCGTCACGCTCGAGTGGGAGAGCGGTGACCGCTGGTGA
- a CDS encoding acyl-CoA carboxylase subunit beta, with amino-acid sequence MTDQPDLFTTAGKIADLRTRFQEAVVDAEAAARDKQHAKGKLTARERLEMLVDPGSFVELDEYVRHRTTAFGMDKSRPYGDSVVTGTGTIHGRTVAVYAQDFSTFGGSLGEVAGDKIIKVMELALRSGIPIIGILDSGGARIQEGVVALGKYGEIFRLNTAASGVIPQISLIMGPAAGGAVYSPALTDFVIMVDKTSQMFVTGPDVIKTVTGEDVGMEELGGAHTHNTRSGVAHYLADDEDDAIDYARSLIGYLPDNNLAEIPVYDTPFEFETTDADRSLNTVIPDSPNQPYDIHTVISGLVDGADFLEVQPLFAPNIVIGFGRIEGRTVGIIANQPSQMAGTLNIDAGEKASRFVRFCDAFSIPIVTLVDVPGYLPGTDQEWTGVIRRGAKLLYAYAEATVPLVTVILRKAYGGAYIVMGSKQLGADINLAWPTAEIAVMGGQGAVNILYRGEIKRAEEAGEDVAAVRTRLANEYTYNVASPFLAAERGELDGIIEPAQTRVSIAKALRALRNKRASLPAKKHGNIPL; translated from the coding sequence GTGACCGACCAGCCCGATCTCTTCACCACCGCCGGCAAGATCGCGGACCTGCGCACCAGGTTCCAGGAGGCGGTCGTCGACGCCGAAGCCGCCGCCCGCGACAAGCAGCACGCGAAGGGCAAGCTCACCGCGCGCGAGCGCCTCGAGATGCTGGTCGACCCCGGCTCGTTCGTCGAACTCGACGAGTACGTCCGCCACCGCACCACCGCCTTCGGCATGGACAAGTCCCGCCCCTACGGCGACTCGGTCGTCACCGGCACCGGCACCATCCACGGCCGCACCGTCGCGGTGTACGCGCAGGACTTCTCGACCTTCGGCGGGTCGCTCGGCGAGGTCGCCGGCGACAAGATCATCAAGGTGATGGAGCTGGCGCTTCGCAGCGGCATCCCGATCATCGGCATCCTGGACTCCGGCGGAGCGCGCATCCAGGAGGGCGTCGTGGCCCTCGGCAAGTACGGCGAGATCTTCCGCCTGAACACCGCGGCCTCGGGCGTCATCCCGCAGATCTCGCTCATCATGGGCCCCGCCGCCGGAGGGGCCGTGTACTCCCCCGCCCTCACCGACTTCGTCATCATGGTCGACAAGACCAGCCAGATGTTCGTCACCGGTCCCGACGTGATCAAGACCGTCACCGGCGAGGACGTCGGGATGGAAGAGCTCGGCGGCGCGCACACGCACAACACCCGCTCGGGCGTCGCGCACTACCTCGCCGACGACGAGGACGACGCGATCGACTACGCGCGGAGCCTCATCGGCTACCTCCCCGACAACAACCTCGCCGAGATCCCGGTGTACGACACCCCGTTCGAGTTCGAGACGACCGATGCCGATCGCTCGCTCAACACGGTCATCCCCGACTCCCCCAACCAGCCGTACGACATCCACACGGTCATCTCCGGGCTCGTCGACGGCGCCGACTTCCTCGAGGTGCAGCCGCTGTTCGCCCCGAACATCGTGATCGGCTTCGGCCGCATCGAGGGACGCACGGTCGGCATCATCGCCAACCAGCCGTCGCAGATGGCGGGCACCCTGAACATCGACGCCGGCGAGAAGGCCAGCCGGTTCGTGCGCTTCTGCGACGCGTTCTCGATCCCCATCGTCACCCTCGTCGACGTCCCCGGCTACCTCCCCGGCACCGACCAGGAGTGGACCGGCGTCATCCGCCGCGGTGCGAAGCTGCTGTACGCCTACGCCGAGGCCACCGTGCCGCTGGTGACGGTGATCCTGCGCAAGGCCTACGGCGGGGCCTACATCGTCATGGGCTCGAAGCAGCTCGGCGCCGACATCAACCTCGCCTGGCCCACCGCCGAGATCGCCGTCATGGGCGGTCAGGGCGCGGTCAACATCCTGTACCGCGGCGAGATCAAGCGCGCCGAAGAGGCCGGCGAAGACGTCGCCGCCGTGCGCACGCGCCTGGCCAACGAATACACGTACAACGTGGCATCGCCGTTCCTCGCCGCCGAGCGCGGCGAGCTCGACGGGATCATCGAACCGGCGCAGACGCGCGTGTCGATCGCCAAGGCCCTGCGGGCCCTGCGCAACAAGCGCGCGAGCCTGCCCGCCAAGAAGCACGGGAACATCCCGCTGTGA
- a CDS encoding class I SAM-dependent RNA methyltransferase, whose translation MHDGDLIDLDITGIAHGGVFVGRHEGRVVFVSDTLPGERVRARVTDTRKKAFWRAEAVEVLDAAVERRPHVWAAADIDVDPAERPGGAEFGHIALEHQRALKERVIRESLERVGRLDLPVEVRSAGDDADPESADGTGWRTRVSLHVDENGRVGAYAARSHRVIETPDLPLATAEVARAAAALRGSEPGRIDLVQPADGRVRVLVRPDGVKSRPAPEVVEERVGDRVFRVDAGGFWQVHRLAARTLTSLVSEEIAAIGGLDPEALHLDLYGGVGLFAATLGDLGGPSTRVVSVESDPRATEHAGENLAEWIGARAETARADRFVAKLAADASERERERLGRGVVLLDPPRAGAGREVVEGIAALAPSTVVYVACDPVALARDLSTFADLGYRADRGIRGVDLFPHSHHVEAVAVLRR comes from the coding sequence ATGCACGACGGCGACCTCATCGATCTCGACATCACCGGTATCGCGCACGGCGGCGTCTTCGTCGGGCGGCACGAGGGGCGCGTGGTGTTCGTCTCCGACACCCTGCCCGGCGAGCGCGTGCGCGCGCGTGTCACCGACACGCGCAAGAAGGCGTTCTGGCGCGCCGAGGCCGTCGAGGTGCTCGACGCCGCCGTCGAGCGGCGACCGCACGTGTGGGCGGCGGCCGACATCGACGTCGATCCGGCAGAGCGTCCCGGCGGTGCGGAGTTCGGGCACATCGCCCTCGAGCACCAGCGCGCGCTGAAGGAGCGGGTCATCCGCGAGTCCCTGGAGCGCGTGGGTCGCCTCGACCTGCCGGTCGAGGTGCGTTCCGCCGGCGATGACGCCGACCCCGAGTCCGCCGACGGCACGGGGTGGCGCACCCGCGTGAGCCTGCACGTCGACGAGAACGGCCGCGTCGGCGCGTACGCCGCCCGTTCGCACCGCGTGATCGAGACGCCCGACCTGCCCCTCGCCACCGCCGAGGTCGCCCGCGCCGCCGCCGCGCTGCGGGGGAGTGAGCCGGGCCGCATTGATCTCGTCCAGCCGGCCGACGGCCGCGTCCGCGTGCTCGTGCGTCCCGACGGCGTGAAATCGCGTCCCGCGCCCGAGGTCGTCGAGGAGCGCGTGGGGGATCGCGTGTTCCGCGTCGACGCCGGCGGCTTCTGGCAGGTGCATCGCCTGGCGGCGCGCACCCTCACCTCGCTGGTCTCCGAAGAGATCGCGGCCATCGGCGGGCTCGATCCCGAGGCACTGCACCTCGACCTGTACGGCGGGGTCGGTCTGTTCGCCGCCACCCTCGGCGATCTCGGTGGCCCCTCGACGCGTGTCGTCAGCGTGGAGTCCGACCCGCGCGCCACCGAGCACGCGGGCGAGAACCTGGCCGAGTGGATCGGTGCGCGCGCCGAGACGGCTCGCGCCGACCGCTTCGTCGCGAAGCTCGCCGCCGACGCCTCGGAGCGCGAACGCGAGCGCCTCGGGCGCGGGGTGGTGCTGCTCGACCCGCCGCGCGCGGGGGCGGGCCGCGAGGTCGTCGAGGGCATCGCCGCACTGGCCCCCTCGACGGTGGTCTACGTCGCGTGCGACCCGGTGGCGCTGGCCCGCGACCTGTCGACGTTCGCCGACCTGGGGTACCGCGCCGATCGCGGAATCCGCGGCGTCGACCTGTTCCCCCACTCGCATCACGTCGAAGCCGTGGCCGTTCTTCGCCGATGA
- a CDS encoding response regulator transcription factor, translated as MTRVALIDDHESVRLGLEAALTRTEATDVVFSGANVSSYLAWRRASATSPADVVVLDLTLGDGTTVSENVDRVVRDGSSVIIHSVADRAAAVREALAAGAAGIVSKSSPTHEVLGAIAVVARGELLDNVEWASAVEGDREFADAQLSAREREVLRLYAAGLPLKAVAERLGVAYSTAKENITRVRVKYVEVGRPAPTKVDLLRRAMEDGILHDAPDAPAGHG; from the coding sequence ATGACGCGCGTCGCCCTCATCGATGATCACGAGTCGGTCCGGCTCGGACTCGAAGCCGCACTGACGCGCACCGAAGCCACCGATGTGGTCTTCTCCGGCGCGAACGTCTCGTCCTACCTCGCCTGGCGTCGCGCTTCGGCCACGTCGCCGGCCGATGTCGTCGTGCTCGACCTCACCCTCGGCGACGGCACCACGGTGTCCGAGAACGTCGACCGCGTCGTGCGCGACGGCTCCAGCGTCATCATCCACAGCGTCGCCGATCGTGCCGCCGCGGTGCGCGAGGCGCTCGCCGCGGGAGCGGCCGGCATCGTGAGCAAGTCGTCTCCGACGCACGAGGTCCTGGGCGCCATCGCCGTGGTCGCCCGCGGAGAACTGCTCGACAACGTCGAGTGGGCCAGCGCTGTCGAGGGCGACCGCGAGTTCGCCGATGCCCAGTTGTCGGCGCGCGAGCGCGAGGTCCTGCGGCTGTACGCGGCCGGATTGCCGCTCAAAGCCGTCGCGGAGCGGCTCGGAGTGGCGTACTCGACAGCGAAAGAGAACATCACGCGCGTGCGGGTGAAGTACGTCGAGGTCGGACGCCCGGCGCCGACCAAGGTCGACCTGCTGCGGCGCGCCATGGAAGACGGCATCCTGCACGACGCGCCCGACGCCCCCGCGGGCCATGGGTGA
- a CDS encoding nucleoside triphosphate pyrophosphatase, with protein sequence MRVCLASTSPARLMLLRQAGIEPEARAPQVDEEAVIAEVEAAEGRRLPAAEHVLLLARRKAADVAQRLRADDPDFEGFVIGGDSMFELGDEILGKPYTPEAATVRWRAMRGRTGVLHSGHSVFRLSPGAAPTEASAVAEASVTFADDVDDDEIAAYVASGEPLLVAGAFTVDSLGGAFIREVQGDPSTVVGMSLSTVRRLVRELGGSWTDLWNRS encoded by the coding sequence ATGCGCGTGTGCCTGGCATCCACTTCCCCCGCCCGACTGATGCTGCTGCGCCAAGCGGGGATCGAACCCGAGGCGCGCGCGCCGCAGGTCGACGAAGAGGCCGTGATCGCCGAGGTGGAAGCCGCCGAGGGGCGACGCCTGCCCGCCGCCGAGCACGTGCTGCTGCTCGCGCGGCGCAAGGCCGCCGACGTCGCTCAGCGCCTGAGGGCCGACGACCCGGACTTCGAGGGCTTCGTCATCGGGGGCGATTCGATGTTCGAGCTCGGCGACGAGATCCTCGGCAAGCCCTACACGCCCGAGGCGGCGACCGTGCGCTGGCGCGCGATGCGCGGACGCACCGGGGTGCTGCACTCGGGGCACAGCGTGTTCCGCCTCTCCCCCGGCGCCGCGCCCACCGAGGCGTCCGCCGTCGCCGAGGCCTCGGTCACCTTCGCCGACGACGTCGACGACGACGAGATCGCGGCCTACGTCGCCAGCGGCGAACCCCTGTTGGTGGCCGGGGCGTTCACCGTCGACAGCCTGGGGGGCGCGTTCATCCGGGAGGTGCAGGGCGACCCGTCGACCGTCGTCGGGATGTCACTGTCGACCGTGCGCCGACTGGTACGCGAACTCGGCGGCTCGTGGACGGACCTCTGGAACCGTTCGTAG
- a CDS encoding biotin carboxylase N-terminal domain-containing protein yields the protein MPKIAKVLVANRGEIAVRIIRAARDSGKASVAVYADQDRDALHTRLADEAYALDGATSADTYLSIDKILSIARRSGADAVHPGYGFLAENADFARAVIAAGLVWIGPSPDAIEALGDKVTARHVAEKVGAPLAPGTPGPVSGADEVIAFAEQVGLPIAIKAAYGGGGRGLKVARELDEVAEMFESATREAVAAFGRGECFVEKYLDKPRHVETQCLADASGNVVVVSTRDCSLQRRHQKLVEEAPAPFLTDAQNEILYTASKAILREVGYVGAGTCEFLIGADGTISFLEVNTRLQVEHPVSEEVTGLDLVREQFRLAEGEELGYDDPAPVGHSIEFRINGEDPGRGFLPQPGPIHVFKTFGGPGIRLDSGVTAGDSVSGAFDSLLAKIIVTGRDRAEALERSRRALDEFEVAGMPTVLPFHRKVVRDPAFTAEDGTFGVFTRWIETEFDNDIPAWDGELEAPAAAPGRHTVVVEVAGKRLEVSLPDRISAAAPQVGRPAAAPPSRRSHAASPAAGATGDAVKSPMQATIVKVAVEEGQQVVKGDLVVVLEAMKMEQPLQAHKDGTVTGIDATAGTTVSAGHQLLLIS from the coding sequence ATGCCGAAGATCGCCAAGGTCCTTGTCGCCAACCGCGGCGAGATCGCCGTCCGAATCATCCGTGCCGCCCGGGATTCGGGCAAGGCGTCCGTCGCCGTCTACGCCGACCAGGACCGCGACGCCCTGCACACCCGCCTCGCCGATGAGGCTTACGCCCTCGACGGCGCCACCAGCGCCGACACCTATCTCTCCATCGACAAGATCCTCTCGATCGCCCGGCGCTCCGGCGCCGACGCCGTGCACCCCGGCTACGGCTTCCTCGCTGAGAACGCCGACTTCGCCCGCGCCGTGATCGCGGCGGGGCTCGTGTGGATCGGTCCGTCCCCGGATGCCATCGAGGCCCTCGGCGACAAGGTCACCGCCCGCCACGTCGCCGAGAAGGTGGGCGCCCCGCTCGCCCCCGGCACGCCCGGTCCCGTCTCGGGCGCCGACGAGGTCATCGCCTTCGCCGAGCAGGTGGGGCTCCCCATCGCCATCAAGGCCGCCTACGGCGGCGGCGGACGCGGGCTCAAGGTCGCGCGCGAACTCGACGAAGTGGCCGAGATGTTCGAGTCGGCCACGCGCGAGGCCGTCGCCGCCTTCGGCCGCGGCGAGTGCTTCGTCGAGAAGTACCTCGACAAGCCGCGCCACGTCGAGACCCAGTGCCTGGCCGACGCGAGCGGCAACGTCGTGGTCGTGTCGACGCGCGACTGCTCGCTGCAGCGTCGCCACCAGAAGCTCGTCGAAGAGGCGCCGGCGCCGTTCCTCACCGACGCGCAGAACGAGATCCTCTACACGGCATCCAAGGCGATCCTGCGCGAGGTCGGCTACGTCGGTGCCGGAACCTGCGAGTTCCTGATCGGCGCCGACGGCACCATCTCGTTCCTCGAGGTCAACACGCGCCTGCAGGTCGAGCACCCCGTCTCAGAAGAGGTCACCGGCCTCGACCTCGTGCGCGAGCAGTTCCGCCTCGCCGAGGGCGAGGAGCTCGGCTACGACGACCCCGCCCCGGTCGGACACTCGATCGAGTTCCGCATCAACGGAGAAGACCCGGGTCGCGGATTCCTGCCCCAGCCCGGTCCGATCCACGTCTTCAAGACGTTCGGCGGCCCCGGCATCCGCCTCGACTCGGGCGTGACCGCGGGCGACAGCGTCTCGGGCGCGTTCGACTCGCTGCTGGCGAAGATCATCGTGACTGGCCGCGACCGCGCCGAGGCGCTCGAGCGTTCGCGCCGCGCGCTCGACGAGTTCGAGGTCGCCGGCATGCCCACCGTGCTCCCCTTCCACCGCAAGGTGGTCCGCGACCCCGCCTTCACCGCCGAGGACGGCACGTTCGGCGTCTTCACGCGGTGGATCGAGACCGAGTTCGACAATGACATCCCCGCGTGGGATGGCGAGCTCGAGGCTCCCGCCGCCGCCCCCGGCCGGCACACCGTCGTCGTCGAGGTCGCGGGCAAGCGCCTCGAGGTGAGCCTGCCCGACCGCATCTCGGCCGCCGCTCCGCAGGTGGGCCGCCCGGCCGCGGCCCCGCCGTCCCGACGCTCGCACGCCGCCTCGCCCGCCGCCGGCGCCACGGGCGACGCGGTCAAGTCGCCCATGCAGGCCACGATCGTCAAGGTCGCCGTCGAAGAGGGCCAGCAGGTCGTCAAGGGCGACCTGGTCGTCGTTCTCGAGGCGATGAAGATGGAGCAGCCCCTGCAGGCCCACAAAGACGGAACCGTCACCGGCATCGACGCCACCGCCGGCACCACGGTGTCGGCCGGGCATCAGCTGCTGCTGATCAGCTGA
- a CDS encoding acyl-CoA carboxylase epsilon subunit, producing MSRPSTDAGIDPGAPRAVAEVVRGTPTEEELAAAVVVVSEAYLREVADATVPETATRSRWELSARGLRRPLDRIAGWNGFTA from the coding sequence GTGAGCCGGCCGAGCACCGACGCCGGGATCGACCCCGGCGCACCGCGCGCCGTTGCCGAGGTCGTCCGCGGCACCCCCACCGAAGAGGAGCTGGCTGCGGCGGTCGTCGTGGTCAGCGAGGCCTACCTGCGCGAGGTAGCCGACGCCACGGTGCCCGAGACCGCGACGCGCTCGCGGTGGGAGCTCTCGGCGCGCGGGCTGCGCCGGCCGCTCGACCGCATCGCCGGCTGGAACGGATTCACCGCCTGA